From the genome of Nicotiana sylvestris chromosome 2, ASM39365v2, whole genome shotgun sequence, one region includes:
- the LOC104246097 gene encoding large ribosomal subunit protein eL32z has product MAVPLLTKKVVKKRVKRFIRPQSDRRITVKESWRRPKGIDSRVRRKFKGCVLMPNIGYGSDKKTRHYLPNGFKKFVVHNASELEVLMMHNRTYCAEIAHNVSTRKRKEIVERAAQLDVVITNKLARLRSQEDE; this is encoded by the exons ATGGCGGTGCCTCTGCTTACCAAGAAGGTCGTGAAGAAGAGGGTTAAGAGGTTTATTAGACCCCAGAGTGACCGCAGAATCACTGTCAAG GAAAGCTGGCGCAGACCCAAAGGTATCGATTCTAGAGTGAGGAGAAAGTTCAAGGGATGTGTCTTGATGCCCAACATTGGATACGGGTCTGACAAGAAGACCCGCCACTATCTTCCCAATGGTTTCAAGAAGTTTGTTGTGCATAATGCAAGTGAGCTTGAGGTCTTAATGATGCATAACAG AACTTACTGTGCAGAGATTGCACACAATGTTTCCACGAGGAAGAGGAAAGAGATTGTTGAGCGAGCTGCCCAGCTTGACGTTGTCATAACAAACAAGCTTGCTAGGTTGCGCAGCCAGGAGGATGAATGA